The sequence below is a genomic window from Anopheles cruzii chromosome 3, idAnoCruzAS_RS32_06, whole genome shotgun sequence.
TCTCCTTCTGGTGGAGACgttctggtggtggttgttacAGCGAACTGGGGCTTTTTGATGATGTGATACGACCGCCCGCGAGGGGATAATTCAATCAATCCGCTTTACGGTCGCGATAGTAATGCGAGACGTTGATTTAGTAATTCATCTCCCGGGGTGGGAGAAGCGTAACGACACACAACGAGACCTAAGTAATGTAATAATAGAAAACGATAAATgactaaacaaataaactgAAGAACGCGTAGCTCAATGCCGCATTAGCAACCAAAGGCGGAACCAAGGAAAGGAACCGATGAATTATACCCCCAGTATCAATAGGTACGTGCGCACGCTCCGATCCAAATAAGACGTGTCCATTAGCAAAAGGACTCGCGGACCCTGGCGCGTTCGCACTCGAATTCGTGATCatgaatttttattaaaacacaCCCATCATTCGATTCGTGCCCACGATTCCACGAGTGAGAACCGCGCCATATGCCCGGCAATCCCGAAACACACACCATCCACTGCGTGGAACCTGCGTCTTCCGTTTTCCCTCACGCTGGCCCCAAACAATCAACAAGTGTCCCGGTCGTCGTGAGCCGATCAGTGGGGAAGCGCACGAGTTCCATATTTCACTATCAGCGCACCCATTTGTATCATGGGCATCGGCGTTGCGATGTGACGGAAATTGTGAGGATAAAATGCTTCTAATGGATGCTGCCTACGCGCCTGGCGCCTAGCGAGGCTGGCAAGCGGCTGTCCGCTACTTAGGTCAGGGAACGCGCGGTTCGCTGTCACGGACGCATGTCGACGCATAACAATCAAATCGGCAGGCTGGATGTGGTTTACCTTCGAACAATAGAATTATGTCATCGATAGCCTATCAGAGTGGTTTTGAATGAACGAAAAATGTCTGCCAAAGCTGCGAACGTGTAGTTCAATTCGTTCCACGTTCCAAATGACGCAAACATTATGtacattttaaaacataaaacatgattACAGTCTATGCGACTAAAGGTACCTAGAGTAACGGTAGGCACTAATACAAGTCCGGTTCAGAAATCGGCACGGGGGAATTTTCCATATCTGTTAAGGACGATTCATCAGAGACCGCGCCGGTTGCCTTGGTGAAAAACTTAGAATGTCCTGAAAAGTATAATATCCCTTTCCTGTGGTGGAGCTTTCACTACCAAAAGCTTACAGCAAAAGCTCGCGCGCTTCGGTTAAACACGTTCAACATTTCGAATCAACACATAGAACGGACAAAATGATGTTGAGCCTTTTTCTAGCATCATAACCTACATTGTAAGCAGAGAAAGTGTATTGCTCAAAGCAAGTTAGTTAAACATCTCAATCAAAGTAAAACAGATTGCGCATAATAGTGCTATAATGCAGTTACTGTATTGTGTTTCTTTAGTTGTGTTAGAAGGACTATAAAGCACTTACCGCCACCACAGCTTCGAGTAATCCCTTGGTTGATAATAACTTTGAACGGTGCCTTCGAATGCTATTTACCACACGAGCGCACTGAAATACACGATCACACTTTGAGTTACACTGTTATGTTacgaaataaatgtttaacgATACACTCACTGCAATCCAAATAGTATAATTAAATGTTGTTCGCTTTTCTGCGGAAAACCCACAACTGGCGATCGAATTCACTCCGCTCGCTAGACTCTTGCAGCAGTTCAAATCCGTTCCCTACGATGTGGCCCGTAATGAAGCCCTCTAGTTTGCCACATCCACCTCGCCAGGCTAGATCGCCGTACCTCGGGTATTCCTCGCCGGAGGACCGCTTGAGACGTCGCACCTGGTCACGGTACTTTTTCCACGGTTGTAGTTCTAGTATCAAAAACTTTCCCCTGCGGCACAAGTAGTCCAGAGCGGACCGCAGACCATCGTCACCACCGTTCAGGTGAACGTACATTAGCACAGAGAAGCAACATACTACGTCGAACTCCGCTATTCCGTGCCGGCGCATGTAGTCCGCAACCGGATCTTCCGGCTGCCGTTCGGTTGCGATCTCGAGAATGTTCCCACAGAGAAAGGCCACATCGGGGGTGACGCTACTCGCTCGTTCGCACAGCACCGGGTCAATGTCCAAGCCGGCGGCACTAATCTTACGGCCGGTGACTTCGTGCAAGATGCATTTTACTTTGGCGGTGAAGTGGCCCAGATTACAGCCGACGTCCAGCAGAAAAAGGCTCTCGTCGCTCGGTTGCCTGAGGGCCCCGTCCAGTGCTTCGAGCAATGCTTTTAGTATTGCCGAGCGACTATCCGACGCACGGAAATCGTAATAGTGATGATAGTTACCATTTTTAACTTGATTTACTTCCATCActggccaaaacaacaacaccaacaaaatgggttgtgtttgtttggaagAGAAACGTCAATTACACGTCAAGGCGCAGGAAACATTTCAACGCACTGCGACTGCGGCAGTGAAATCCTTCACACCGGACGTGACGCACTACTATTTTTAACGTATTTAAAAGATACCCCACGAGATTCCCACGAGGATACTAACCGACGGCACGGACTCATTCGCCAACGCCAATACGACGACGAAGTGCAGCTTCACAGAGGTTTCTTAAACTCGCACAGAcggttgatttttattttcagaatttatttattttcgttagAAATCATACGATCTactctgtgtgtttgtgtctcggtgtgtgtgtgtgtgtttgtacgtAAAATAAGGGTCACTGATCTGtgagtttaaaaataaataaatgcatcGCAATAATAAATAGTTTCTTAAACACTGTATCCGCATTCGAGCTTTCTAGAGGGCAGTGGCGCAAAATaattaacatttaaaacaaaacgctaTTCTCCACTAACATCCCGCGTGTACGATCTCACTCGAAAGAATAGAAAGCGGTAAACGGTATCTATAGTTAAACAAAATCTCATCTGTGTATCGAAAATAAAGGGCTAGTCACAAAACAAGCTCAAAATACAACCATCTTCCGGCCACATCACAGGGAAATACGAAAGTTAAAGCTGTCctatgttgtgtgtgtgtctgtctgtccgtgTCTGCGTTGTTCCGTGTTGTAAACAGGTTGccgttttttggtttttatatttttaaatttcgttATATATTCAATAGCTTcctttgtttgtattttttgtttgttctaatCCGATAATTGTTATTATgttaagtgttttttttttctctaaacCTTACTTCGATATAAACTAGAAGCTAATGGAATGTATGTATGTTTCGGTTCTGTTTTCTCTATATACTTTTAATAGAAATCATATGAGAACAAGGAATATGTACAAGTTATGCGATATAGACGAGCAAtccgtgtgagtgtgtgtgtttgtgtggttgtgtggcCAAACAGTGTGCACTCTCTGCACACactctgcacacacacagtttcTGATAATTCTGTTTCATTGTTTGTAAAGAATGTTCGTTCGCCAGAACTTCCTGCAGTTTtatgtgttgtttttgtggctgaaaaatggaacaactGGCCCATTTTTCAAATCGCGCAAAGAGAGTTCGTCTTGCTTGCATAATAATAAACGCTGCGGATAGGCTCGTTATCGTTATCGTTCCGTTGCCTGCTCTCCAGTGCGGCCAATTGCGGCGCTATCGTTTACGGTTCTGTCtagttttcaattaaaactcTATGCGTGTGACCATTGAAACCCGTTCAACATGTTGGTTTTTATGTtcagttttcgttttctatAAGTTTACGAGGCAAAAGTAACAAAGAGCCAAACAAAGAAAGCGCACCAGagacataaaaataaactgcTTTGAGGAGATTATTGCGCGCCAGCCGgaatatttatgaataaaatgcACACAATTGTGCAGAGATAAACTGTGTttcaaaaaacgaaacaaaaacctgtCCCCCTCAGTGTTTAATTGAACTTTACACACTAGAGCGCCCGATAAACTACACGGGTTGGAATCGGGtcctccccaaaaaaaaacgcgctaCGTGACCGAAGAAAGGTTTGGTGCAGTTTTAGcagtgttgttttgttgttgtaaatTTTCCTACCGAATATCGCGAGTTCACCGCGCGGCGAGTGCCCCTTCTTGTCGACGATCGCGTGTTGCTTTGAAATATCTCATCTAATGTCTAATACTTGTGGGTGCTCTATTCGCTATATATATCGCATTCAgttaataaaaccaaaacattttGTGTATTCGCTATTCGCTCTGCGGAAGTGCCCGCCACCTCCAGAGCACGCTTCTCGCTCGCTATCGTATTTATCGTTTCCGTGTCCGAAAAATCACAACGTACCCGCCCCCATCGTCACTTCGTCGAACGGACCATCTCCATCGTCAACCCCCCTGCACGCTGCAAATTTggaatttgttatttttgtgtcatttttgtttgcttcattttaCTAATTTAGAATGACTGGTTTTCATATCGTTTCGTCGGCGAGCCCCTCGCCCCGGTGAGCCAACAGCCTGTGTGCGCGCCGTGTGTGCCGTTATCAGTAGTTGcatgttgtttgtgtttgcttttgctgtTCGCTATCTGTGTTTTTACCTATTTCTGTACTGCTTTTGTTCTGCTTCTTGCTCTTATTAATTCTCGCTTTCATTCTGtcagttttcgtttttttttgtttcgctttttcaaTTCTGTTTTCCACTTTGCCACTTTGACTCTACTAATGTACTATTATAGATTAGCTTAAACGTAGTGTCCCTTAATTGCTACTACTTCTGGgttctgtgtgtctgtgttccGCTTTTGCTGCACTGTTCGCGGCGCATTCTACGCTACTTCATAGTTTtgcgttgttgtgttgtgagTGTTTTCTTGCGTTTCTCCTATGGTTTTGCAGatatttcgatttttttttgttcaatacGCGTTCGTTTTACGAAGAAcgttaaatattaataatgtgtgtctgtgtgtgtgtgtgtggttacgTGGCGCGCGCACTTTACTGTTGTGTGTCGTGCTGCTATCGCTCTTTGCCTCAAGTTTAattacctttttttgttgcttttttctcTATGTGCAgaaaaatgtttacatttcaTAATGCGTTACAAGTGGGATATTATTTTCATCTTATTTGGGTTCTTTGTTCTTTGCGTCTGAGTGTGTCTTTGTTGTGAAATGGGTGTGATTTGAGTATTCAGTAAAAGTGAGAGCGTGCGATTCTAAACGGAGTTCttttgaagtttatttttcttttagttacggcgcgcgcgcgcgcgcgtgtacCGTGTTTCCTTTGCGACCACTCTTGTGTctctttcgcttcgtttcgcttcattCGCCCCGTGCGGAGGTCTTTCTGTTTCCGCCACCTCTCTTCTTACTAAGATTAAAGGGAAGAGTATTATCAGAGCCCGTTATCGCCTTCGATTACTAGGAACACACATTCATCCTAACGCAAACACCCGGCAACGAACAGTATTTATCCCCACCATCCACGCGTACTAAAAGGTCCTGCCCGGAACGGTGCCTTATTGCTCGAATTTACTCACCATCGCCGTAGAGGTCAGCAGACACTTTCCAGCTCAGCGACACTGACTGGCCCACTACTGACGGCCTGAAGTTGCTGTCGTTTCCGGTACTCGTAGAACTCTTCCTTCATCGCTTGCACCCGCGCGTCAATGTTGTCGTACCGCGATTGGCCCCGCTTTCGGCCACTCAACGACGAGAcgcccccggcggcggcacccgaGACCGTTCCGAGCCCGGTCGCACTCCACAGCAGGTCGCTCGACGTCGACGGTAGTGTCATCAGGTGGTGAAAATCGTCTCGTATCAGCCCCGTCGGAGTCGAAGCCGTGGGCGTCGGAGTGGACGGATCGAACTCGTAGTGCCCATCGACACTGCCCACATCGGCCGCCGCATTGTTAATGTTGGCTTTCTCCGAGGCGATGTTAAGGCGGGTGATGAGCTCGAGCCAGTGCGACATCGAGTAGGGCGGGTTCTCGAGGCGGCCCCCACCAATCGACAGCGGGGCCGCGTGATGCAAGCtcggcggaggcggtggcggcctgTACGGTGGTAGGTAGCGCCACTCGCGGAGCAGATTGTGGCTTACCGTGGCCACCTGCGGCTGTTGGGTGGTGTTATTGTTGCTCGACGTGTTCTTACTCCCAAAGCCACTCGAGCTCGAGTAACTCTGGGGAGAGTTCTCCAATCCACCCAACCCTccgacaccggcaccaccagcaccaccaccaccaccggcactcAGTACTGGGGTCGTACTGAGATTTAGGTTCAGCATGGGCGAGCGTAGCTCCGGCAGGGTTCGGTTGAGGTTCCGCGGAACACTTCGTGGGTAGTAGCGCGAGAGAAACTTGGGccggccactgctgctgctgtacggCAGTGTACCGTGGCCGTGTACGAGCATGGCCGTCGGGTCTTCGTCGTAGTACCCGAGGGGAATGTTTTGATACAAactttggtgctgctgctgttccggtggtgccggttgATGGCCATAgtaaccgccgccgcccggcacATCGACCGGTATGAAACTGTGCgcatgatggtgatggtgatggtggtgctggtgatggctcgtggccgccgccgctgccgccaggTGTTGAAGGCCCTGCAGAACCGGCAGCTCGTGGTTGTAGTACCGGTGCACGGAATTGACACTTTGCGACGTGGGAAAGGAACGTTCGGCCGAACTGAGATGGTGCACCGAGCTGAGATCGCTAAAGTAAAGTGGAGACCACGGTGAGTTGaccacctgctgctgcgtgctgGAGGTCGCCGGCGAGCTGGCAACGACTTTGGAAACCCGCGACGGCGTCATGTAcgtcgtcatcagcatcacgTTCTCCGGCATGGTGTTCGTGTACAGtgactggtgctgctgctgcggttgcgcTTGCTGTGGCACCGCAAAGTGGTGCTCTCCGAACCGTCCGCCGCCGAGATTGAACTGGCCGCCGTGCCATGCGGACGAGGCTGTGTTCGCGATCGGCGGAGGAAGACGCTTGGGCAGgaagccaccgtcgtcgctgctgctgtactGCGACACGATGCTGTTGCGCAGCGACACGATGCCATCGACGAGATCCTGCGGTGACAACACGAACCGCCCGTCGGCCGAACGGTGAATCTGGCCCACGCTGAACGCCGACTGATCACCGCCGGTAAATTTATTCGAATATATAGAATCACAGTTTTGACAACGTCCTGGTGGCCAAATCCAGTGTAATATAGCTATCAGTATGTTTAGGCCGGGCAATCggcttgttttgctttttccgtGCAAATATCTGTGGGACAAGAGaaagggaaacggaaaccagtGAGTTTAGCGGCAACCGTAGCGAGTCCTCAAGCGTCCTTTCTGCGCGGTTCCCCGAGTGTCACTTTACCTTTGTATCTATCTTTGTGTTAGGAAAGACATGTGTTTGAGTTTGagacagaagaaaaaacagggCACGATCGGTAAGCAATGTCCGCAAAAGGCTTTCGttatttcattcaaaacatTACTAGCTAGCGCTCGTGTAATAATGGGTACTAACCTCTTCAACGGTATTGGCTGGCTTAGTGCTGCATTCCGGTCCGTGAGTCGCGCCGTTACCATGTTGAGTTCTGTAATCGGATGATTTCTAACATTAAAAAGGTGGTAATATCGAGCCATTCTTCGAGACATTCTTCTTGCCACTCAATGCCATCGTGGCGCGGAAGAATGTCCGCAAGAAGTGGACCGCTCGGTTAAAACAGTGACAGAAGCTGATGTCGGCACTCATCATGGCGTATACCATCTGTGGCGTTTATTTCATCAATCAATTGTTTTCTCTTGTTCGCTTTTGCAACACGGATTGCAGTGCACGGGGCCACggacaaaacaataaaattaaaaatacttACCCTTCCATATTAGTATTTTGCGTATTCTAACTACTTGTTCAGCCCAGATTTACTAAGTTTAGTAAACTTAACAAGAAATAAAGAAGTACAGCCGGATTAATGCGGGTTAGTTAGTGCGTGCGTAATCGAAATTTAGTTTTCCGCTTTCGAAAATTAGTATCAAGAACGAACCGATACATTACGCGTTACCGAGAAAGAGGACAGGACAGTATACACCCTGACTACGGCACTCGCTGCTGGGCCTGGCCCCACACGGTCACTAACCTTTCTCTTGTTTTCTGCGCTTCCGCTTGTTGCAAATCTTGACCGCGCAGATCGACAGAATGATCGCCACGATGAAGAACAGTATGCCACCGACCACACCGGCCGTGATGGCTTTATGCTTGACGCgcgccggcaccgggaacTTGATCTCGTCGCTCGTTTCGTAGCTTTTGAGCGAGTTGGCCAGCACGCGGAAGTAGTACGTCCGCCCACCGACCAGGTTCTTCACCAGATACGACGTTTCCTCCGGCCGAATTTGGCCCCGATTGAGCGTCTTCCACTGTGCGTCCGTGCGGTACTTGATCGTGTAGAACTGCACCAGATGGGCTCGCTCGAGTGGTACCTGCCACGAAATGAGGAACCCGTTCGGGATCTCCACCACCGTCACGTTCCGCGGTTGACCCGGTTTGGGACCTAAGAAAACGACGTCCGGATTAGTCACCAGTCATGTTAGACACAACTAACGCGATCTTATAGAAAGAAACATGCAAAAGCATTCGGCAACTACAAAACCAAAGCTAAACCGGATCGGATGATCGGATGAAACGGAAGGCAGTTGAGAGTGTAGAGTGTGATTTAGTATGTACCTGTTGGTCGAAAGACGGGTGGAAAAAAGGTTGAACCAGTCGAATCAgtgggaaataaaatgtttttgtAATTATCGATGTCtgtaaaaagaaacaacaaaacgaaaaagcaGCATGAACACAAAAGATGGTGTGATGTGATTAGTGTGCGATTAAAATGATCTTGTGGCTCTCGGAACAAAACGGTGTGTGATGGTGGCAGCGGCAAGCACAAGCTGGAAGTTTAAACTGAtggcgtgtgttgtgtgcaaTGAAATTCGGATGCATCGTGTAccggtcgatcggttcgagCAAAGAACGGAAGCAAACGAACAAGCGCAgcgagcggacggacggatgatACGAAACGCATCTTACCCAAATCGTCGGGTGCCGGTATGAACTTTTTATCGTTAGGagcggccgtcgtcgttgaagGTTTCTTAGCTTTTTGCGCATCTACACGAGAGGTCGCGAGATCGAAAGAGTACACACGATTGaaagtattttcttttcattcgacgctgcggtcggtcggcgggggGGTTCGCCTGAAACTTACCCAGGGTCCGTATGGTGATCACCTTGCTCATCATGCCATCCCCGAGCGCATTCTTGCCAATCACCTGAAACTCGTACGTCGTGCCCGGCGAAAGGCGATTGATTGTGACCTGTGTACTGCCGGAAGGCGTCACCGGGATGGTGGACCACTCGGACACGCCCGCTTCCCGGTACCAGATGGTGTAGTCCTGCTTATAGTCCGGCCCGCCACTGTAGCCGGGCATCCAGGACAGGGTGACGGAAAACTCCGTCGCCGAACCGCTCAGATTGTACGGAGCGTGCGGTTGGGTGCCTTCGATGACGAGCTGGGTGGCCGACACGATCGTGGCCACCTCGTTCGAGGCCACACACTGGTAGTAACCAAAGTCGGACCGGCGCAGGTTCTCGATCGTGATGTTTCCGGTGCTTATCCGCACGCGATTCTTCTGCAGCGGTTGCCCGTCGCGCCGTTGCCACTGGATCGTCGGCTTCGAGGTGCCTTCCGCCTCCTGGGCGTCGCAGTGCATCTCGACCGATTCGCCCACCTTGCGCTGATACAGCGGATCCGGTTCCACCGTGAAGGCCGGCGGTTTCCGCACCAACACCTCCATGTGGCCGGACGATCCCTGCGTGCCTTGCGCGTTGTACGGGGTGCACGTGTACCGGCCCTGGTGGTTCTGATTGACGCGCGTGAACAGCAACGAACCATTGTTCATTATAACTATGTCCTTCGTTTGATAAGGTTCCAGCAATCGTTTGTCTTTGGTCCATGTTACATATTGTAGAGGAGGATTCGCTTTTATATAGCATTGTACAACACCAGCTAAACGAAACGGTAAGTATTGTATTGTTGGGGTGAAGGTCACTTTGGCAGGATCTGGTAGGGtggacaaaagaaaaacggcaacgAAAAGCGATGCGTGAGTGCGATTACCGTCGTTTGCGCGCATTGGCAGGGCGCATGACCTCATCGATACCTACATTCTATATTTAAATAAGCCGAAGCACTTTGTGGTTCTCCGATGCCATTCGATACCTCGCACGTGTACTGACCGGAGTCGTCCGCGCTGACGGGATTGATGATCAGCGACCCATCCTTGCGTATCGTGACGCGCGTCTCGAGCGCGGCCACCTCCCGGACCGGTGACCCTTCACGGAACCATCTTACTGTAACATTTCCTGGCATTGCCTTCGCCTCACAGGTGAACTGCACCTTTTCCCCTTCTAGCTTTGTCTGGTTCGTAGGCGGCACCTGCGGTCgacccggggcggggcggaaCAATAAGGATAGAACAAGGCGTAAGAGCGTGTATGGAGCAGGACGCACCTCACCAAGGCCCCCGCGTGGAGGGCTAAAGGTCAAGAGCAGTTAGATACTAAATGGCCGTTTGAAAGATCATTCGGCAGAAGGAGAAATCATAATCACAGCACAGCACCGTTATCAATGCGCCGCAGGAAGGTGGTGCATGATAGGATTGGCACAGCCGTGCCACACGCTATTGAAACGACAGAGGGcgcagagagacagagagaggaagaggCAGGTGCACAGGCAGAAACACGGGGGGATTTGCCCGCGGAAATGGCGAAGAGCTACATACgaggcacacacatacaaacagtATAACTAAACAGTAGTTCCGGAGAGTTGGGAGAGGAACTGGGTGGCTAACACAGATATGGTGGTAAGGGCGGTGTGAGAAGGGAGACGGTTAGGTTTGTcgtttttaatcaaaattttTACCATGATTACAGCGCCGCCCGCTATTATAACACGGGCAGTATGGGAGACTTGTCCCTCACCATTGCGCGCGATACACGTGTAATCGCCGATGTCTTCGTGGCGGATTGTGCTGATCCGCAGCTCGGTGCCATCATTAAAGATACCAACAGTAGAGGACGGATCCACCGGGTTGGCATCCTTGTACCACAGAATCtctggtgttggtgtgccaTCTGCCTGACAGTTCAGTATGATCGAATCACCTACGGAGAAACGGAATAGAAACGGATTGCAGcagcttcacacacacaccgcgccgcCACTCGTCGCTCGGTGGTACCACCTACCTAAGTTTACATAAATTATATCTTCCGGCGTAACGCTAAACCTTGGTGGCGCATGGACGTCCAGGTGAAACCATGTACCGTTTTTGTGCTGCTTTGGAGGTCGGTTTAAAAACACTACTTTACACTCGTACCAGCCCTGATCGGACTCGCGGATGTCCGTGAGATTCAGCGAGGCCGCACCGAACGTCGAGTTTGGTGGCACCCGGGACACGCGCCCCTCGTATCCTTCGCCGCTGTGCGTTGGATAGCTTTCGTACCAGATGAATATTGGTATCTCCTGGCCCTAAGACAGACGCGGCATGGGATGGGAAAAGGGAAACGGCGGAACAAAGAAGGGAGAAAGAGGTTAGAGTTTGCGACATAATTTGCGTAACCATTTCTTAGACCCTTCAACACTGTGGATAACCGCGCAATTTACACAACAgctgcgctgctgttgctggtaaGTAATAGTTTGATTGATACTAAACAAATATCATGCAATCCGTGCAAAAGGCCCGgaatactactgtggccaaaagaTGCAATTTGACGACCACGACATTCGAAGAACTGGTTCCCGTTGctgtttggccacagtagtaagCCGTAAGGGCGCCTGAAATATGCTCCTAATCCTTGGTTAAACGGTTAAACATCTTTCTGATCTCCTTGATAGCGCTTAACAAATACGACATTATCCGTTACAAACATTACTTTCATGCATCCCCAGGCATGCAAAAATGAGCAACGTAAAATGGACGAAAGCAATCAAAGTAACGCATGCCTAGTTCGGTGAAGCAACAATACACAGCCAGAGTGTACTGCTGTTGTTTCGTTAAGAACACTTTCACAGTTGCAAAGTTTGAACGTTGCGGTTTTGCCGATAACGATAACCACGTTCACTAGTTGCAACTAGAAAGTCGTTCCTTTAGTTGCCTTCATATGGTAGGTAAAAATATAATACTGTAAATGACATGCTtgcgaataaattaaaaacacgaacgatcaataatttaattaaagaaGTGTCAAACAAAGTTGCTACGCTCAAAGAAAGCACCTTCTAAATGGGTGGTTAATAAATGTTTGGCAATTTTTCACAGCCTTCGCCATATTGGTTATTATAGCAACAGAGCTTACTTCGGTACGGGAAAGCAATATGCAACGTTTGGTGTCTAGTATATACTTATGTGTTCGAGACCGTGTCGAAGAAGGAAccgccggcccggggggtTCCTTTTCGCGATCTACTTGGCTTTATCTTGGGTCTTTGCCTAGCTCTTTGTGGTTGTGATTGAAAAACTGAACAACAAGGATTAGAAGTTCCGGGATCGCTTGATGACGTACTTTTTCGCTCACCTTCTTTTCCCATTGCAAGACATAGGGAACGGGGTGGTCACCGGGGAAGTCAACATG
It includes:
- the LOC128271073 gene encoding probable RNA methyltransferase CG11342, with the translated sequence MEVNQVKNGNYHHYYDFRASDSRSAILKALLEALDGALRQPSDESLFLLDVGCNLGHFTAKVKCILHEVTGRKISAAGLDIDPVLCERASSVTPDVAFLCGNILEIATERQPEDPVADYMRRHGIAEFDVVCCFSVLMYVHLNGGDDGLRSALDYLCRRGKFLILELQPWKKYRDQVRRLKRSSGEEYPRYGDLAWRGGCGKLEGFITGHIVGNGFELLQESSERSEFDRQLWVFRRKANNI
- the LOC128271074 gene encoding protein turtle — encoded protein: MGMCVDPGVFRWCQALSRSRSCATTTPESTRQGYSGYRSSVARDRKHQRCRNQNYTINATNSKQIPASASDLQTKHAAKPRRSPQLSSWLLSLLAAGIAGVGFRVRRRTTAIDDCTVIIGSSGYYTPSFGHCFVRLLLLVQCFAFGCCTINPPQDAVHITAILGESVVFNCHVDFPGDHPVPYVLQWEKKVSEKGQEIPIFIWYESYPTHSGEGYEGRVSRVPPNSTFGAASLNLTDIRESDQGWYECKVVFLNRPPKQHKNGTWFHLDVHAPPRFSVTPEDIIYVNLGDSIILNCQADGTPTPEILWYKDANPVDPSSTVGIFNDGTELRISTIRHEDIGDYTCIARNGEGQVSHTARVIIAGGAVIMVPPTNQTKLEGEKVQFTCEAKAMPGNVTVRWFREGSPVREVAALETRVTIRKDGSLIINPVSADDSGQYTCEVSNGIGEPQSASAYLNIEYPAKVTFTPTIQYLPFRLAGVVQCYIKANPPLQYVTWTKDKRLLEPYQTKDIVIMNNGSLLFTRVNQNHQGRYTCTPYNAQGTQGSSGHMEVLVRKPPAFTVEPDPLYQRKVGESVEMHCDAQEAEGTSKPTIQWQRRDGQPLQKNRVRISTGNITIENLRRSDFGYYQCVASNEVATIVSATQLVIEGTQPHAPYNLSGSATEFSVTLSWMPGYSGGPDYKQDYTIWYREAGVSEWSTIPVTPSGSTQVTINRLSPGTTYEFQVIGKNALGDGMMSKVITIRTLDAQKAKKPSTTTAAPNDKKFIPAPDDLGPKPGQPRNVTVVEIPNGFLISWQVPLERAHLVQFYTIKYRTDAQWKTLNRGQIRPEETSYLVKNLVGGRTYYFRVLANSLKSYETSDEIKFPVPARVKHKAITAGVVGGILFFIVAIILSICAVKICNKRKRRKQEKELNMVTARLTDRNAALSQPIPLKRYLHGKSKTSRLPGLNILIAILHWIWPPGRCQNCDSIYSNKFTGGDQSAFSVGQIHRSADGRFVLSPQDLVDGIVSLRNSIVSQYSSSDDGGFLPKRLPPPIANTASSAWHGGQFNLGGGRFGEHHFAVPQQAQPQQQHQSLYTNTMPENVMLMTTYMTPSRVSKVVASSPATSSTQQQVVNSPWSPLYFSDLSSVHHLSSAERSFPTSQSVNSVHRYYNHELPVLQGLQHLAAAAAATSHHQHHHHHHHHAHSFIPVDVPGGGGYYGHQPAPPEQQQHQSLYQNIPLGYYDEDPTAMLVHGHGTLPYSSSSGRPKFLSRYYPRSVPRNLNRTLPELRSPMLNLNLSTTPVLSAGGGGGAGGAGVGGLGGLENSPQSYSSSSGFGSKNTSSNNNTTQQPQVATVSHNLLREWRYLPPYRPPPPPPSLHHAAPLSIGGGRLENPPYSMSHWLELITRLNIASEKANINNAAADVGSVDGHYEFDPSTPTPTASTPTGLIRDDFHHLMTLPSTSSDLLWSATGLGTVSGAAAGGVSSLSGRKRGQSRYDNIDARVQAMKEEFYEYRKRQQLQAVSSGPVSVAELESVC